Proteins found in one Massilia sp. H6 genomic segment:
- a CDS encoding HAD family hydrolase, with product MTLPTALPAPRAILFDLDGTLADTAPDLAAAVNWLRTERGLAPTPYAVLRPTASAGARGMIGAAFGLAPGDAGYEALRLQWFDRYQDHMAVHSSLFGGVAELLLGIEQAGMAWGIVTNKPSRFTDPLIPQIGLSHAGCIVSGDTTAHAKPHPDPLLEGARRLGIDPAHCWYVGDDKRDIEAGQAAGMVTVACNWGYCGAIEPSTWGADYQLDTPADLLQTLLSVAQSARVAAAAA from the coding sequence ATGACTCTCCCGACCGCCCTGCCCGCACCGCGCGCCATCTTGTTCGACCTCGACGGCACCCTGGCCGACACTGCGCCAGATCTCGCCGCTGCCGTCAATTGGCTGCGCACCGAGCGCGGCCTGGCGCCAACCCCGTACGCGGTACTGCGGCCCACCGCCTCGGCCGGCGCGCGCGGCATGATCGGCGCCGCCTTCGGCCTGGCTCCGGGCGACGCCGGCTACGAGGCATTGCGCCTGCAGTGGTTCGACCGCTATCAGGACCATATGGCAGTGCACAGTTCGCTATTCGGTGGAGTCGCCGAGCTGCTGCTGGGCATCGAGCAAGCCGGCATGGCATGGGGCATCGTGACCAACAAGCCATCGCGTTTCACCGATCCGCTGATTCCGCAGATCGGCCTGTCGCATGCGGGCTGCATCGTCTCGGGCGATACCACCGCGCACGCCAAGCCGCATCCGGATCCGCTGCTCGAGGGCGCCCGCCGCCTGGGCATCGACCCCGCGCATTGCTGGTATGTCGGCGACGACAAGCGCGACATCGAAGCCGGCCAGGCAGCCGGCATGGTCACGGTTGCCTGCAACTGGGGCTATTGCGGTGCCATCGAGCCATCGACCTGGGGCGCCGACTACCAGCTCGACACCCCGGCCGACCTGCTGCAGACCCTGCTCAGCGTGGCGCAATCGGCGCGCGTGGCCGCAGCCGCGGCCTGA
- the ubiG gene encoding bifunctional 2-polyprenyl-6-hydroxyphenol methylase/3-demethylubiquinol 3-O-methyltransferase UbiG, with the protein MTTNADPLEIQKFSELAHRWWDPTSEFRPLHEINPLRLEWINARAPLLGKNVIDIGCGGGVLSEAMARKGAKVTGIDLSKKALKVADLHSLESGVEVRYKHIAAEEMALEEAGQFDVVTCMEMLEHVPDPASIVQAAATLVKPGGHVFFSTLNRNPKSYLFAVIGAEYILRMLPRGTHDYGKFITPAELAHYARLAGLQVDGLKGLTYNPLTKIYSLNNDTSVNYMVACSKPL; encoded by the coding sequence ATGACCACGAACGCCGACCCCTTAGAAATCCAGAAATTCAGCGAGCTGGCCCACCGCTGGTGGGACCCGACCTCGGAATTTCGTCCGTTACACGAAATCAATCCGCTGCGTCTGGAGTGGATCAACGCGCGCGCCCCGCTGCTGGGCAAGAACGTGATCGACATCGGCTGCGGCGGCGGGGTGCTGTCCGAAGCCATGGCGCGCAAGGGCGCAAAGGTGACCGGCATCGACCTGTCCAAGAAGGCGCTGAAGGTTGCCGATCTGCATAGCCTCGAGTCCGGTGTCGAGGTGCGCTACAAGCACATCGCGGCCGAAGAAATGGCCCTGGAAGAAGCCGGTCAGTTCGATGTCGTCACCTGCATGGAAATGCTCGAGCACGTGCCGGATCCGGCCTCGATCGTGCAGGCCGCCGCCACCCTGGTGAAACCGGGCGGCCACGTGTTCTTCTCGACCCTGAACCGCAATCCGAAGTCCTACCTGTTCGCCGTGATCGGCGCGGAATACATCCTGCGCATGCTGCCGCGCGGCACCCACGACTACGGCAAGTTCATCACACCGGCCGAACTGGCGCACTATGCGCGCCTGGCCGGCCTCCAGGTCGATGGGCTCAAGGGCCTGACTTACAATCCGCTCACCAAGATCTATTCACTCAACAACGACACCAGCGTGAACTACATGGTGGCGTGCAGCAAACCTCTTTGA
- the ompA gene encoding outer membrane protein OmpA, with amino-acid sequence MNKLASLLLATTVLAGNALAQTAPPYAPLTTDIKARTPHSAYVQDSRGVIARNPFGLCWRTGYWTPADAVPGCDAPICVAPEKLENGKCVAPPAPPVIVAPTPPAPAPAPAPVPTSEKVSYSADAFFDFDKSVLKPAGKAALDDLSAKLGDMNLEVIIAVGHTDSIGTDAYNQKLSMRRAEAVKTYLKEKGVEENRIYTEGKGETQPKADNKTAAGRAQNRRVEIEVVGTRTVNK; translated from the coding sequence ATGAATAAACTGGCATCCCTCCTGCTCGCCACGACGGTCCTGGCAGGCAACGCGTTGGCGCAAACCGCGCCGCCGTACGCACCGCTGACTACCGACATCAAGGCGCGCACGCCGCACAGCGCCTATGTCCAGGACAGCCGTGGCGTGATCGCCCGTAATCCTTTCGGCCTGTGCTGGCGCACCGGTTACTGGACCCCGGCAGACGCCGTGCCAGGCTGCGACGCCCCGATCTGCGTCGCGCCGGAGAAGCTCGAAAATGGCAAGTGCGTCGCGCCGCCGGCACCGCCGGTCATCGTGGCCCCAACGCCGCCGGCACCAGCCCCGGCGCCGGCACCGGTGCCGACCTCGGAAAAAGTGTCGTACTCGGCTGACGCCTTCTTCGACTTCGACAAGTCGGTGCTCAAGCCGGCAGGCAAGGCAGCGCTGGACGACCTGAGCGCGAAGCTGGGCGACATGAACCTGGAAGTGATCATCGCCGTCGGCCATACCGACTCGATCGGCACCGACGCCTATAACCAGAAGCTGTCGATGCGCCGCGCCGAAGCCGTCAAGACCTACCTGAAAGAAAAAGGCGTGGAAGAAAACCGCATCTACACCGAAGGCAAGGGCGAGACGCAACCGAAGGCCGACAACAAGACGGCCGCCGGCCGCGCCCAGAACCGCCGCGTGGAAATCGAAGTCGTCGGTACCCGCACCGTCAACAAGTAA
- the gyrA gene encoding DNA gyrase subunit A, which translates to MDQFAKETVPISLEEEMRKSYLDYAMSVIVGRALPDVRDGLKPVHRRVLFSMHESSYTHTRPYVKCARVVGDTMGKYHPHGDASIYDTLVRMAQDFSLRYTLVDGQGNFGSIDGDSAAAMRYTECRLDKIASELLADIDKDTVDFQPNYDGKEKEPTVLPTKIPNLLINGSSGIAVGMATNIPPHNLAEIINGAQHLLRNPDCTIDELIEIIPAPDFPTAGIIYGVSGVRDGYRTGRGRVVMRAKTHFEEYGKDGGRIAIIIDELPYQVNKKSLLERIAENVRDKKLEGISDIRDESDKSGMRVVIELKRGEVPEVVLNNLYKQTQLQDTFGMNMVALVNGQPKLLNLKQMLECFLSHRREVVTRRTVFELRKARERGHMLEGLAVALANIDDFIAIIKAAPTPPIAKVELMQKAWDSSLVREMLLRTAEGSTIGGVEAFRPEHLPKHYGMQLDGLYKLSDEQAQEILQMRLQRLTGLEQDKIVNEYKEVMSHIADLLDILSRPERVTTIISDEMVQIKADYAENGKDTRRSVIEHNASDLDTEDLITPQDMVVTLSHTGYMKAQPIAEYRAQKRGGRGKQAMATKDEDWIDQLFIANTHDYMLCFSNRGRMYWLKVWEVPQGSRNSRGKPIVNMFPLHDDEKITVILPLSGVNRTFPEDHYVFMSTSLGTVKKTPLKDFSNPRKAGIIAVDLDDGDFLIGAALTDGQHDVMLFSDGGKAVRFDENDVRPMGRTARGVRGMNLEEGQQVIALLVAENEQQSVLTATENGYGKRTPILEYTRHGRGTKGMIAIQTSERNGKVVAATLVDVTDEIMLITTGGVLIRTRVSEIREMGRATQGVTLIAVEDGTKLSGLQRIVETDLEEVELEQAPE; encoded by the coding sequence ATGGATCAATTCGCAAAAGAAACAGTCCCCATTTCCCTAGAAGAAGAAATGCGCAAGAGCTACCTCGATTACGCGATGAGCGTGATCGTGGGGCGTGCTCTGCCGGACGTGCGCGACGGCCTCAAGCCGGTGCACCGCCGCGTGCTGTTCTCCATGCACGAGAGCAGTTACACCCATACGCGTCCCTATGTAAAGTGCGCCCGCGTAGTGGGCGACACCATGGGTAAGTACCACCCGCACGGCGATGCGTCGATCTACGACACGCTGGTGCGCATGGCGCAGGATTTCTCGCTGCGCTATACCCTGGTGGACGGGCAGGGCAACTTCGGCTCGATCGACGGCGATTCGGCCGCGGCGATGCGCTACACCGAGTGCCGTCTCGACAAGATCGCCAGCGAACTGCTGGCCGACATCGACAAGGACACGGTCGACTTCCAGCCGAACTACGACGGCAAGGAAAAAGAACCGACCGTCCTGCCGACCAAGATCCCCAACTTGCTGATCAATGGCTCGTCGGGCATCGCGGTGGGCATGGCCACCAATATCCCACCGCACAACCTGGCGGAAATCATCAACGGCGCCCAGCACTTGCTGCGCAACCCGGACTGCACGATCGACGAGCTGATCGAGATCATCCCGGCGCCGGACTTCCCGACCGCCGGCATCATCTACGGCGTCTCGGGCGTGCGCGACGGTTACCGCACCGGGCGCGGGCGCGTGGTGATGCGCGCCAAGACCCACTTCGAAGAGTATGGCAAGGATGGCGGCCGCATTGCGATCATCATCGACGAACTGCCCTACCAGGTGAACAAGAAATCGCTGCTCGAGCGCATCGCCGAGAACGTGCGCGACAAGAAGCTCGAAGGCATTAGCGACATCCGCGACGAGTCCGACAAGTCGGGCATGCGCGTGGTCATCGAGCTCAAGCGTGGTGAAGTGCCGGAAGTGGTGCTGAACAACCTGTATAAGCAGACCCAGCTGCAAGACACCTTCGGCATGAACATGGTGGCGCTGGTCAATGGCCAGCCCAAGCTGCTGAACCTCAAGCAAATGCTCGAGTGCTTCCTGTCGCACCGCCGCGAAGTGGTTACCCGCCGCACCGTGTTCGAGCTGCGCAAGGCGCGCGAGCGCGGCCACATGCTCGAGGGCCTGGCTGTTGCGCTGGCCAACATCGACGACTTCATCGCGATCATCAAGGCCGCGCCGACCCCGCCGATCGCCAAGGTCGAGCTGATGCAGAAGGCCTGGGACTCGTCGCTGGTGCGCGAAATGCTGCTGCGCACCGCCGAGGGCAGCACCATCGGCGGCGTCGAAGCCTTCCGTCCCGAGCACCTGCCGAAGCACTATGGCATGCAGCTCGACGGCCTGTACAAGCTGTCCGACGAGCAGGCCCAGGAAATCCTGCAAATGCGCCTGCAGCGCCTTACCGGCCTGGAGCAGGACAAGATCGTCAACGAGTACAAAGAAGTGATGTCGCACATCGCCGACCTGCTCGACATCCTGTCGCGCCCGGAACGCGTCACCACCATCATCAGCGACGAGATGGTGCAGATCAAGGCCGACTACGCCGAGAACGGCAAGGACACCCGCCGCTCGGTGATCGAGCACAATGCCAGCGACCTCGATACCGAAGACCTGATCACCCCGCAGGACATGGTGGTCACGCTGTCGCACACCGGCTACATGAAGGCGCAGCCGATCGCCGAATACCGCGCCCAGAAGCGCGGCGGGCGCGGCAAGCAGGCGATGGCGACCAAGGACGAAGACTGGATCGACCAGCTGTTCATCGCCAACACCCACGACTACATGCTGTGCTTCTCGAACCGCGGCCGCATGTACTGGCTGAAGGTATGGGAAGTGCCGCAAGGCTCGCGCAACTCGCGCGGCAAGCCGATCGTCAACATGTTCCCGCTGCATGACGACGAGAAGATCACGGTCATCCTGCCGCTGTCGGGCGTGAACCGCACCTTCCCGGAAGACCACTACGTATTCATGTCGACCTCGCTCGGCACCGTGAAGAAGACCCCGCTGAAAGACTTCAGCAACCCGCGCAAGGCCGGCATCATCGCGGTCGACCTCGATGACGGCGATTTCCTGATCGGCGCCGCGCTCACCGACGGCCAGCACGACGTGATGCTGTTCTCGGACGGCGGCAAGGCAGTGCGCTTCGACGAGAACGACGTGCGTCCGATGGGCCGTACCGCGCGCGGCGTGCGCGGCATGAACCTCGAAGAAGGCCAGCAGGTCATCGCGCTGCTGGTGGCCGAGAACGAGCAGCAGTCGGTGCTCACGGCCACCGAGAACGGCTATGGCAAGCGCACCCCGATCCTCGAGTACACCCGCCACGGCCGCGGCACCAAGGGCATGATCGCGATCCAGACCAGCGAGCGTAACGGCAAGGTGGTGGCGGCGACCCTGGTCGACGTGACGGACGAGATCATGCTGATCACGACCGGCGGCGTGCTGATCCGCACCCGCGTGTCCGAGATCCGCGAGATGGGCCGCGCGACCCAGGGCGTGACCCTGATCGCGGTGGAAGACGGCACCAAGCTGTCGGGCCTGCAGCGCATCGTCGAGACCGACCTCGAAGAAGTCGAGCTCGAACAGGCGCCGGAATGA
- a CDS encoding DUF2059 domain-containing protein, translated as MKKFVAALTAAAAFAVLPSVAFAAPAADPQATAAVKGMLEAMEMRKNMNAMAVEMQKAMPAIMRQQAIGLIQADPKMNAEQKKEAAAKIEKMLPSLSQALSKIFSDPALIEEMIAEMVPLYTNNYTIAEIKQLTAFYQSPVGRKMMTLAPKLSTEGMLIGQRVVTPRLGKLMQEVMQDVQKP; from the coding sequence ATGAAGAAGTTTGTCGCCGCCTTGACCGCCGCTGCCGCTTTCGCAGTCCTCCCATCCGTCGCCTTCGCAGCGCCAGCTGCCGACCCGCAGGCTACCGCCGCCGTCAAGGGCATGCTCGAAGCGATGGAGATGCGCAAGAACATGAATGCGATGGCCGTGGAAATGCAGAAGGCCATGCCCGCCATCATGCGCCAGCAGGCGATCGGCTTGATCCAGGCCGACCCGAAGATGAATGCGGAGCAGAAAAAGGAAGCAGCAGCCAAGATCGAGAAGATGCTGCCGTCCTTGTCTCAAGCGCTGAGCAAGATCTTCAGCGACCCGGCCCTGATCGAAGAAATGATCGCCGAAATGGTGCCGCTATACACGAACAACTACACGATCGCCGAAATCAAGCAGCTGACCGCGTTCTATCAGAGCCCGGTCGGCCGCAAGATGATGACGCTGGCCCCGAAGCTGTCGACCGAAGGCATGCTCATCGGCCAGCGCGTGGTGACGCCGCGCCTGGGCAAGCTGATGCAGGAAGTGATGCAGGACGTGCAGAAACCGTAA
- the serC gene encoding 3-phosphoserine/phosphohydroxythreonine transaminase yields the protein MAQPTQIYNFSAGPAVLPKAVLQQAAAEMLDWHGSGMSVMEMSHRGPEFVSIYRQAEADLRELLGVPSNYKVLFMQGGGLAQNAIIPMNLAGRGGQHATIDFVHTGTWSGKSIKEARRYASVNIAASGEAGGFTSVPPQDSWRLTPGAAYLHICTNETIDGVEYNFVPMVDARLPIVADMSSHILSRAVDVSQYGLIFAGAQKNIGPAGLTLVIVRDDLLDAALPECPSAFHYKTVAGHDSMFNTPPTYAIYIAGLVFAHLKQQGGVAAMERANIEKARLLYAALDADDFYQNRVAPSCRSRMNIPFFLRDESLNASFLAGAQARGLLQLKGHKSVGGMRASIYNAMPLEGVQALVDYLNEFAGR from the coding sequence ATGGCCCAACCCACGCAGATCTACAACTTTTCGGCCGGCCCGGCCGTGCTTCCGAAAGCGGTGCTGCAGCAGGCCGCAGCCGAGATGCTCGACTGGCACGGCAGCGGCATGTCGGTGATGGAGATGAGCCACCGCGGTCCGGAATTCGTCTCGATCTACCGGCAGGCCGAAGCCGACCTGCGCGAACTGTTGGGCGTTCCGTCCAACTACAAGGTCTTGTTCATGCAGGGCGGGGGCCTGGCGCAGAACGCCATCATCCCGATGAACCTGGCAGGCCGCGGCGGGCAGCATGCCACCATCGATTTCGTCCATACCGGCACCTGGTCGGGCAAGTCGATCAAGGAAGCCAGGCGCTATGCCAGCGTGAACATCGCCGCCTCCGGCGAGGCTGGCGGCTTTACCTCGGTGCCGCCGCAGGACAGCTGGCGCCTGACGCCGGGCGCGGCCTACCTGCATATCTGCACCAACGAAACCATCGATGGCGTCGAGTACAACTTCGTGCCCATGGTCGATGCGCGGCTGCCGATCGTGGCCGACATGTCCTCGCACATCCTGTCGCGCGCCGTCGACGTGTCGCAGTACGGCTTGATCTTTGCCGGCGCCCAGAAGAACATCGGCCCGGCCGGTCTGACGCTGGTGATCGTGCGCGACGACCTGCTCGACGCTGCGCTGCCAGAGTGTCCGTCGGCCTTTCACTACAAGACGGTGGCCGGGCACGACTCGATGTTCAATACCCCGCCGACCTATGCGATCTATATCGCCGGGCTGGTGTTCGCGCACCTGAAGCAGCAGGGCGGGGTGGCGGCGATGGAACGGGCGAATATCGAAAAGGCGCGCCTGCTGTACGCGGCGCTCGACGCCGACGATTTCTACCAGAATCGCGTGGCTCCAAGCTGCCGCTCGCGCATGAATATTCCGTTCTTCTTGCGCGACGAATCACTGAACGCATCATTCCTGGCCGGCGCGCAGGCGCGCGGGCTGCTGCAACTGAAGGGCCACAAGTCCGTCGGCGGCATGCGCGCATCGATCTACAATGCGATGCCGCTCGAAGGGGTGCAAGCCCTGGTCGATTATTTGAACGAGTTTGCGGGACGGTAA
- the pheA gene encoding prephenate dehydratase gives MSEKLTPLRDQIDAIDAQILELLSQRGRVAQEVGHVKAETNAPVFRPEREAQVLRGVAERNPGPLKDQDVQTVFREIMSACRALEKRVTVAYLGPSGTFSEQAVFQQFGTAIETLPCVSIDEVFRATEAGTADFGVVPVENSSEGAINRTLDLMLATTTVISGEISIPVHHSLMTKTGAMDGVTVVCAHSQALAQCQVWLNLHHPGIERRAVASNAEAAVLASRDPTVAAIASEMAGQQYQLGVVQAHIQDDPHNRTRFAVIGSLQAGPSGRDHTSVVLAVPNKAGAVYNLLAPLARHGVSMTRFESRPARIGTWEYYFYVDIEGHASDAPVARALAELQDNAAFFKVLGSYPHSL, from the coding sequence ATGTCCGAAAAACTCACCCCCTTGCGCGACCAGATCGATGCGATCGACGCGCAGATCCTCGAACTGCTGAGCCAGCGCGGACGCGTGGCCCAGGAAGTCGGCCACGTCAAGGCCGAGACCAACGCCCCGGTGTTCCGGCCCGAACGCGAGGCGCAGGTACTGCGCGGCGTGGCCGAGCGCAATCCCGGCCCCCTGAAAGACCAGGACGTCCAGACCGTCTTCCGCGAGATCATGTCGGCTTGCCGCGCACTCGAAAAGCGCGTCACGGTGGCTTACCTGGGCCCTTCGGGTACCTTCAGCGAGCAGGCCGTCTTCCAGCAGTTCGGCACTGCCATCGAAACGCTGCCCTGCGTGTCGATCGACGAAGTGTTCCGCGCGACCGAAGCCGGTACCGCCGACTTTGGCGTGGTCCCGGTCGAGAATTCGTCCGAAGGCGCGATCAACCGCACCCTCGACCTGATGCTGGCCACCACCACCGTGATCAGCGGCGAGATCTCGATTCCCGTGCATCACAGCCTGATGACCAAAACCGGCGCGATGGACGGCGTGACGGTCGTGTGCGCGCATTCGCAGGCGCTGGCCCAGTGCCAGGTCTGGCTCAACCTGCACCATCCCGGCATCGAGCGCCGCGCCGTGGCGTCCAACGCCGAGGCGGCGGTGCTGGCAAGCAGGGATCCGACGGTTGCCGCGATCGCCAGCGAAATGGCGGGCCAGCAGTACCAGTTAGGGGTGGTGCAGGCCCATATCCAGGACGACCCGCACAACCGTACCCGCTTCGCCGTGATCGGCAGCTTGCAGGCCGGCCCGTCCGGGCGCGACCATACCTCGGTGGTATTGGCGGTGCCGAACAAGGCCGGCGCCGTCTACAACCTGCTGGCGCCGCTGGCCAGGCACGGCGTGTCGATGACCCGGTTCGAGTCGCGCCCGGCGCGCATCGGCACCTGGGAATACTATTTTTATGTCGATATCGAAGGCCATGCGAGCGACGCGCCGGTCGCGCGCGCCCTGGCCGAATTACAAGACAACGCCGCGTTCTTCAAGGTGCTGGGTTCCTATCCGCACAGTCTTTGA
- the hisC gene encoding histidinol-phosphate transaminase codes for MPQFGPDYVRAIAPYQAGKPIAEVAREFGLDEASIVKLASNENPFGVPESSRAAMAQAASDLGRYPDANGFALKAALSARYDVPSEWITLGNGSNDILEIAAHAFVQQGESVVYAQYSFAVYALATQGVGGRAIVVAAKDYGHDLDAMADAIAPDTRLVFVANPNNPTGTFIAAEQIEAFLDKVPANVIVVLDEAYNEYLAPEHQFESSAWVRKYPNLVVSRTFSKAYGLAGLRVGFAIAQPAVTDLMNRIRQPFNVNSLAQAAAIAALNDKAFLEQGARNNLEGYRQMTSAFDALGLEYVPSFGNFVLVKVGSDDAAGARVNLALLKQGVIVRPVGNYGLPQWLRISIGLPHENATLITALGKALAE; via the coding sequence ATGCCTCAATTCGGTCCAGACTACGTTCGTGCCATCGCCCCTTACCAGGCCGGTAAACCCATCGCTGAAGTGGCCCGTGAATTCGGCCTCGACGAAGCCAGCATCGTCAAGCTTGCCTCGAACGAAAATCCGTTTGGCGTGCCGGAGTCGAGCCGCGCCGCGATGGCGCAGGCGGCAAGCGATCTGGGCCGCTATCCGGACGCCAACGGTTTCGCGCTCAAGGCCGCGCTGTCCGCCCGCTACGATGTTCCGAGCGAATGGATCACGCTGGGCAACGGCAGCAACGACATCCTCGAAATCGCCGCCCACGCCTTTGTGCAACAGGGCGAGTCGGTCGTCTATGCGCAGTACTCGTTCGCCGTGTATGCGCTGGCAACCCAGGGCGTGGGTGGTCGCGCGATCGTGGTCGCGGCCAAGGATTACGGCCATGACCTGGACGCAATGGCAGACGCCATCGCACCCGACACCCGCCTGGTCTTTGTCGCCAACCCGAACAACCCCACTGGCACCTTTATCGCGGCCGAGCAGATCGAAGCCTTCCTGGACAAGGTCCCGGCCAATGTGATCGTGGTACTGGACGAAGCCTATAACGAATACCTGGCCCCTGAGCACCAGTTTGAATCCAGTGCCTGGGTGCGCAAGTATCCGAACCTGGTGGTCTCGCGCACCTTCTCCAAGGCCTATGGCCTGGCGGGCCTGCGCGTGGGCTTCGCGATTGCGCAGCCGGCGGTCACCGACCTGATGAACCGCATCCGCCAGCCCTTCAACGTCAACTCGCTGGCGCAAGCCGCCGCAATCGCGGCCCTGAACGACAAGGCGTTTCTCGAGCAGGGTGCGCGCAACAACCTCGAAGGCTACCGGCAAATGACCTCCGCTTTTGACGCGCTGGGCCTGGAATACGTGCCGTCCTTCGGCAATTTCGTGCTGGTGAAAGTCGGTAGCGACGATGCGGCCGGCGCGCGCGTGAACCTGGCGCTGCTCAAGCAGGGCGTGATCGTGCGCCCGGTCGGCAACTACGGCTTGCCGCAATGGCTGCGCATCTCGATCGGCCTGCCGCACGAGAATGCGACCTTGATCACCGCACTGGGCAAGGCCCTGGCTGAATGA
- a CDS encoding prephenate dehydrogenase/arogenate dehydrogenase family protein, producing the protein MIDRLVIVGAGLIGGSFALALKEAGAVRCVAGLGRSPAALARALELGIVDQVCSTAQEAMRGADLVLLAAPVGQTEPILASLLPYLEPATLITDAGSTKCDVVAAARRALGARVGQFVPGHPIAGSESNGPEAARAGLYRGKKTVLTPLPENAAADVERVAAAWRLCGSLIHILGPEDHDRVFAAVSHLPHLLAYALVDDIAGKPHAGMLFQYAASGFRDFTRIAGASPEMWRDISLANRDALLHELDAYLAQLTTMRAHLAAADGPGLEAVYANAQRARREWIEAIEAGSPPKQPQDSE; encoded by the coding sequence ATGATCGACCGGCTCGTCATTGTCGGGGCCGGCCTGATCGGCGGCTCGTTCGCGCTGGCGCTGAAAGAGGCCGGCGCGGTACGCTGCGTGGCCGGGCTCGGGCGTTCGCCGGCGGCGCTGGCGCGCGCGCTGGAACTGGGCATCGTCGACCAGGTCTGCAGCACGGCGCAAGAGGCCATGCGCGGCGCCGACCTGGTATTGCTGGCCGCGCCGGTAGGGCAGACCGAGCCGATCCTGGCCTCGCTGTTGCCCTACCTGGAGCCGGCGACTCTCATCACCGATGCCGGCAGCACCAAGTGCGACGTGGTTGCTGCCGCGCGCCGCGCGCTGGGCGCGCGCGTGGGCCAGTTCGTGCCCGGCCACCCGATTGCCGGCAGCGAGTCGAACGGCCCGGAGGCGGCAAGGGCCGGCCTGTACCGCGGCAAGAAGACGGTGCTCACGCCGCTGCCCGAGAACGCCGCCGCCGATGTGGAGCGCGTGGCCGCCGCCTGGCGCCTGTGTGGCTCGCTCATCCATATCCTGGGACCGGAAGACCATGACCGCGTGTTCGCCGCCGTCAGCCACCTGCCGCACCTGCTGGCCTATGCGCTGGTGGACGACATCGCCGGCAAGCCGCACGCCGGCATGCTGTTCCAGTACGCCGCCAGCGGCTTTCGCGATTTCACCCGTATTGCCGGCGCCTCGCCGGAGATGTGGCGCGACATCAGCCTGGCCAACCGCGACGCCTTGCTCCACGAGCTCGATGCTTATCTGGCACAATTAACGACAATGCGGGCCCACCTTGCCGCCGCCGACGGACCCGGCCTCGAAGCTGTCTACGCCAACGCGCAGCGCGCGCGGCGCGAATGGATCGAGGCAATCGAGGCCGGTTCGCCCCCGAAGCAACCCCAGGATTCTGAATGA